From a single Caldibacillus debilis DSM 16016 genomic region:
- a CDS encoding site-specific integrase, with product MTENRLFNEVLKERFLNQFNEMTQQNYRRIFLIVETYESDLKKDICFFTIEEIKTVLFSFEARNRGTVESYARIISSYLNWCVEQKFIEKNVLADFKPDDFDEFVMPVEFITERTLRRIEDFCENYQDAVILRLLFIGAGGKRLSEIRNLKKQDVDFKNKRIRLINSLKEDNSGFPVRYTERWIDVDDRTLQLIDGAINQKQYTKRNGNIVFDIRVKPFVDLVKNDYVIRPSITNVESYSAPVDKYVIYRRIQMIEDTYGLKNFNSKFIQRSGMLYYASNIMMDDQLTNIDIKIVAERFGIRYSNNIKSFLTMENIRSLYPK from the coding sequence ATGACGGAAAATCGACTATTTAATGAGGTCCTGAAAGAACGGTTTTTAAACCAGTTTAACGAAATGACACAACAAAATTACAGACGTATTTTTTTGATTGTCGAAACATACGAATCGGATTTAAAGAAAGACATTTGTTTCTTTACGATCGAAGAAATAAAAACGGTGCTATTCAGCTTTGAGGCGCGGAATCGGGGAACCGTTGAAAGTTACGCCCGCATCATTAGCAGTTATTTGAATTGGTGTGTCGAACAGAAATTTATTGAAAAGAACGTTCTTGCTGACTTCAAGCCGGACGATTTCGATGAATTCGTTATGCCCGTCGAATTTATCACCGAACGAACCTTGCGGAGGATCGAAGACTTCTGTGAGAATTACCAAGACGCTGTTATCCTTCGCTTGCTGTTTATTGGTGCGGGCGGCAAGCGTTTAAGTGAAATCAGGAATCTGAAGAAGCAAGATGTTGACTTCAAAAACAAGCGAATTCGTCTAATAAATTCGCTTAAAGAAGATAACAGCGGGTTCCCTGTCCGTTATACGGAACGATGGATTGATGTTGACGATCGTACGTTGCAGCTGATCGACGGCGCCATAAACCAAAAACAATATACCAAACGTAACGGTAATATTGTTTTTGATATTCGTGTCAAGCCATTCGTTGATCTTGTTAAAAACGATTACGTTATCCGCCCATCGATTACGAACGTGGAAAGTTATTCCGCTCCGGTGGATAAATATGTGATTTATCGGAGAATTCAGATGATTGAAGACACCTATGGTTTAAAGAATTTCAATTCTAAATTTATACAACGGAGCGGAATGTTGTATTATGCCAGCAACATTATGATGGATGACCAATTAACAAACATTGACATCAAAATTGTTGCCGAGCGATTCGGCATTAGATATTCCAATAACATTAAGAGTTTCTTGACAATGGAAAATATTAGAAGTTTATATCCCAAATAA
- a CDS encoding MBL fold metallo-hydrolase — MALSFSVLASGSTGNAIYVETERHSFLVDAGLSGKQMEQLLRQIGRDPKNLTGILVTHEHKDHITGVGILARKYQLPVYANEKTWKAMEPLIGEIPKENKFIFPMESVLSFGGLDIESFGVSHDAAEPMFYIFHHDGKKLAIITDTGYVSSRMKGMIKDADTYVFETNHDVEMLRMGKYPWNIKRRILSDIGHVSNEEAALAMADCIGDKTKRIYLAHLSKDNNMKELARMSVSQILQKKGYDVGGRILLCDTDPKIPTPLTAV, encoded by the coding sequence ATGGCATTGAGTTTCAGCGTTTTGGCAAGCGGAAGCACGGGAAACGCCATCTATGTGGAGACGGAGCGGCATTCTTTCCTGGTGGATGCGGGATTGAGCGGAAAACAGATGGAACAATTGCTCCGCCAAATCGGCAGGGATCCGAAAAATTTGACCGGGATTTTGGTCACCCATGAACATAAGGACCATATTACGGGTGTCGGCATCCTTGCGAGGAAATATCAATTGCCGGTGTACGCCAACGAAAAAACTTGGAAGGCGATGGAACCGTTGATCGGGGAGATCCCCAAAGAAAACAAATTTATTTTTCCGATGGAATCGGTCCTCTCCTTCGGCGGCCTGGACATCGAATCCTTTGGTGTCTCCCACGATGCGGCGGAACCGATGTTTTACATATTCCATCACGACGGAAAAAAATTGGCGATTATTACCGATACCGGGTATGTCAGCAGCCGGATGAAGGGCATGATTAAGGATGCGGATACATATGTTTTTGAAACGAACCACGATGTGGAAATGCTGAGAATGGGAAAATATCCGTGGAACATCAAAAGGAGGATTTTAAGCGACATCGGCCACGTTTCCAACGAAGAAGCCGCCTTGGCGATGGCCGATTGCATCGGGGACAAAACGAAGCGAATTTATCTCGCCCATTTAAGCAAAGATAACAATATGAAGGAATTGGCCAGGATGTCCGTTTCGCAAATTTTGCAAAAGAAAGGATACGATGTCGGGGGAAGGATCCTGCTTTGCGATACCGATCCGAAAATCCCGACTCCCTTGACAGCCGTGTAA
- a CDS encoding NUDIX hydrolase, protein MITKVVKWGDAKVKLTWKPDAQLPPRNLITSVHGFCFKDGKLLLVNLNHRGWDFPGGHIENGETPEECIKREAYEEGYVTGSCFLLGHIVVDHSENSKWDESSPYPKIGYQVFYRMDIDQLFEFEGKYESAERILINPNEVKEYYHDWNELYQEILNLATNNSN, encoded by the coding sequence ATGATAACAAAAGTTGTTAAGTGGGGAGACGCAAAAGTAAAATTAACTTGGAAGCCTGATGCACAACTTCCTCCAAGAAATTTAATTACAAGCGTTCACGGATTTTGTTTTAAAGATGGTAAGTTACTTTTAGTTAATCTAAACCATAGAGGGTGGGACTTTCCTGGCGGTCATATTGAGAATGGAGAAACTCCTGAAGAATGTATAAAGCGTGAAGCGTATGAAGAGGGTTACGTTACAGGAAGTTGTTTTCTTTTAGGTCATATTGTAGTTGACCACAGTGAAAACTCAAAATGGGATGAAAGTAGTCCTTATCCTAAAATAGGCTATCAAGTCTTTTATCGTATGGATATTGACCAGTTATTTGAATTTGAAGGCAAATACGAGTCAGCAGAAAGAATTCTTATTAATCCAAATGAAGTAAAAGAATATTATCATGATTGGAACGAACTTTATCAAGAAATACTTAATCTTGCTACAAACAATAGTAATTAA
- a CDS encoding alpha/beta hydrolase — protein MAGKKMEQTGRRGGEVGIREVTIPGTEQRVMYSRDGKREYRIFLAKPDGDPPPSGFPVIYLLDANAVFGTMVEAVRVQARRPEKTGVFPAVVVGIGYPTEMPFAPARFYDFTLPVPAAELPPRPDGAAWPELGGAEAFLAFIEEELKPEIESELPIDSGRRTLFGHSLGGLFALHVLFTRPAAFRTYIAGSPSIHWNERPLREAERQFVFRLERETLNIDLLLAAGELEKSHPSRINANARELAERLSPLAGCGLHVEFKEFEGEGHVSVLPALISRAVRFASRR, from the coding sequence GTGGCTGGCAAAAAAATGGAACAGACCGGAAGGCGAGGCGGGGAGGTTGGCATCCGGGAAGTGACGATACCGGGTACGGAACAGCGCGTGATGTACTCCCGCGACGGGAAGCGGGAGTATCGGATCTTTTTGGCCAAACCTGACGGCGATCCGCCCCCCTCGGGATTTCCGGTCATCTACTTGCTGGATGCCAATGCCGTGTTCGGAACGATGGTGGAGGCGGTGCGGGTGCAGGCGCGCCGGCCCGAAAAGACGGGGGTCTTTCCCGCTGTGGTCGTCGGCATCGGTTATCCGACGGAAATGCCGTTTGCGCCCGCCCGCTTCTATGATTTTACGTTGCCGGTACCCGCCGCCGAACTGCCTCCCAGACCCGACGGCGCCGCATGGCCGGAACTGGGCGGAGCGGAAGCTTTCTTGGCATTTATTGAAGAGGAATTGAAGCCGGAGATCGAATCCGAGCTCCCCATCGACAGCGGAAGGCGGACGCTCTTCGGCCATTCCCTAGGGGGACTTTTTGCGCTGCATGTGCTTTTCACCAGGCCGGCCGCCTTCCGGACGTATATCGCGGGAAGCCCGTCCATTCATTGGAACGAACGGCCTCTGCGCGAAGCGGAGCGGCAATTCGTCTTCCGCTTGGAACGGGAAACGCTGAATATCGATCTGTTGCTGGCGGCAGGAGAACTGGAGAAGAGCCATCCAAGCCGCATCAATGCCAATGCGAGGGAGCTGGCGGAACGCTTGTCCCCCCTCGCCGGCTGCGGCTTGCACGTGGAATTCAAGGAATTCGAAGGGGAAGGCCATGTATCGGTATTGCCGGCCTTGATCAGCCGGGCCGTACGGTTCGCGTCGAGAAGGTGA
- a CDS encoding CxxH/CxxC protein, whose amino-acid sequence MIYCCEDHAEYALETVINESGRPPALQPVEEKELLTKTCEYCGQPAVYVVANGYSHTKYGR is encoded by the coding sequence ATGATTTATTGCTGTGAAGACCATGCCGAATATGCCCTGGAGACGGTCATCAACGAAAGCGGCCGGCCTCCCGCTTTACAGCCCGTCGAAGAAAAGGAATTATTAACAAAGACCTGTGAATATTGTGGACAACCTGCCGTATATGTTGTGGCGAACGGATATTCCCATACAAAATATGGCCGGTAG
- the rlmH gene encoding 23S rRNA (pseudouridine(1915)-N(3))-methyltransferase RlmH codes for MNITILAVGKLKEKYLRQGVDEYLKRLSGYAKMEMAEVPDEKAPEHLSEREAEQVKEREGKRLLAKIGADAYVIALAIDGKMKTSEEFAAHLDALATRGKSRIIFVIGGSLGLSRAVLARADERLSFSKMTFPHQLMRLILLEQIYRAFKINRGEPYHK; via the coding sequence GTGAATATCACGATATTGGCTGTTGGCAAACTGAAGGAAAAATATTTGCGGCAGGGCGTCGACGAGTACCTGAAGCGGTTGTCGGGGTATGCCAAAATGGAGATGGCGGAAGTCCCGGATGAAAAGGCGCCGGAACATTTGAGCGAACGGGAAGCAGAGCAGGTCAAGGAGAGGGAAGGGAAGCGGCTTTTGGCCAAGATCGGCGCTGACGCTTACGTCATCGCCTTGGCCATTGACGGGAAAATGAAAACCTCGGAAGAGTTCGCCGCCCATCTCGATGCCCTTGCGACCCGAGGGAAGAGCCGGATCATCTTCGTCATCGGCGGCTCCCTCGGCCTCAGCCGGGCGGTGCTGGCCAGGGCCGACGAGCGGCTTTCCTTCTCGAAGATGACCTTCCCCCACCAGCTCATGCGCCTGATCCTGCTCGAGCAGATTTACCGCGCCTTCAAGATCAACCGGGGGGAGCCGTATCATAAATAG
- a CDS encoding S1C family serine protease, whose amino-acid sequence MGYYDEHYDYGKENPERKPRGGYFLASLLGAVIGAAIIFFAIPFLMRQDWFPFPQDDASVTENAGSGGTINRSVSVDVNTDITKAVEKVSDTVVGITNIQNSDIWLDSQPGGTGSGVIYKKAGGKAYIVTNYHVVEGANRLEVTLPDETKLAARLVGSDMWTDLAVVEVDGSKIKNVAEFGNSDKLKLGEPVIAIGNPLGLNFAGSVTQGIISGINRTVPLDFNGDGVPDWNAEVIQTDAAINPGNSGGALANISGQVVGINSMKIAQEEVEGIGFAIPINSVIPIIEDIEKYGEVKRPYMGVQLQDISEIPVYYQERMLKLPRDVHYGLVIVDVVPNSPADKAGLRRYDVIVKLDGKEVKGLIDLRKHLYVEKEIGDKMTVGFYREGKYREVTLTLSEETL is encoded by the coding sequence ATGGGTTATTACGATGAGCATTACGATTATGGGAAGGAAAATCCGGAAAGGAAGCCGAGGGGCGGGTATTTTTTGGCCAGCCTGCTCGGGGCCGTCATCGGCGCCGCCATTATTTTTTTCGCCATTCCCTTCCTGATGAGACAGGATTGGTTTCCGTTCCCGCAGGATGATGCCTCCGTCACCGAGAACGCCGGAAGCGGAGGGACGATTAACCGCAGCGTCTCCGTCGATGTGAATACGGATATTACAAAAGCGGTGGAGAAGGTCAGCGATACGGTGGTCGGGATTACCAATATCCAAAACAGCGACATCTGGCTCGATTCCCAACCGGGCGGCACCGGCTCCGGCGTGATTTATAAAAAGGCCGGCGGAAAGGCCTATATCGTCACCAATTATCATGTGGTGGAAGGAGCGAACCGGCTGGAAGTCACCCTGCCGGACGAGACGAAACTGGCCGCCCGGCTGGTCGGCAGCGATATGTGGACCGATCTGGCGGTTGTCGAAGTGGACGGCAGTAAAATCAAAAATGTGGCCGAGTTCGGGAATTCGGACAAATTGAAACTGGGCGAACCGGTCATTGCCATCGGGAACCCTTTGGGCCTCAATTTCGCCGGGTCGGTTACCCAGGGCATCATATCCGGAATCAACCGCACCGTTCCCCTCGATTTTAACGGCGATGGAGTGCCTGACTGGAACGCGGAAGTCATCCAGACCGACGCGGCCATCAATCCGGGAAACAGCGGCGGCGCTTTGGCGAACATTTCCGGACAGGTCGTCGGCATCAATTCCATGAAGATCGCCCAGGAGGAAGTCGAAGGGATCGGCTTCGCCATTCCCATCAACTCGGTGATTCCCATCATTGAAGACATTGAAAAATACGGGGAAGTCAAAAGGCCGTACATGGGCGTGCAATTGCAGGATATCAGCGAAATCCCCGTCTACTATCAGGAACGGATGCTGAAGCTGCCGAGGGATGTCCATTACGGTCTGGTCATCGTCGATGTCGTTCCCAACAGCCCGGCGGATAAGGCCGGCTTGAGACGCTACGACGTCATCGTCAAATTGGACGGCAAAGAAGTGAAAGGGCTCATCGATCTGCGGAAACATCTGTATGTGGAGAAGGAAATCGGCGATAAGATGACCGTTGGATTTTACCGGGAAGGAAAATACCGGGAAGTGACATTGACGCTTTCGGAAGAAACGTTATAA
- a CDS encoding two-component system regulatory protein YycI — protein sequence MDWSRAKTIFIITFLILNIFLGVQLIMQKNQNKFDLIKETSIEERLKADEITFPELPQEPTEGTYVEAEEKMFREDELAFLRGQDIDLSGGTTVLSTLKDPYPLKKDWQEKDANEFVLNYVYKGGEYVFGEFREDENQIIYYQTYNNFPFFKNSSGQLVLTLNNNNEIVSYRQTMLDHVKELKKQELLTAYEALVTLYNKRLLRSGNKITKVEIGYYTLVPVRSSQLLAPTWRFSVEGGDDLFVNAVEGHAFSETESKKLE from the coding sequence ATGGATTGGAGCAGGGCAAAGACGATTTTCATCATCACCTTTTTGATTCTCAACATTTTTCTCGGGGTCCAGCTGATCATGCAAAAAAACCAAAACAAGTTTGATTTGATCAAGGAAACTTCCATCGAGGAACGGTTGAAGGCCGATGAGATTACCTTTCCCGAGCTTCCCCAGGAACCGACGGAAGGGACATATGTGGAAGCGGAAGAAAAGATGTTTCGGGAGGATGAATTGGCCTTTTTAAGGGGACAGGATATCGATCTGTCCGGGGGAACGACGGTTTTGAGCACCCTGAAAGATCCCTATCCCTTGAAAAAGGACTGGCAGGAAAAGGACGCGAACGAATTCGTGTTGAACTACGTCTATAAAGGGGGCGAGTACGTCTTCGGCGAATTCAGGGAAGATGAAAATCAAATCATTTATTACCAAACCTACAATAATTTCCCCTTTTTTAAAAATTCGAGCGGGCAGCTGGTTTTGACGCTGAACAACAATAACGAAATCGTCTCTTATCGGCAAACGATGCTGGATCATGTGAAAGAGTTGAAAAAACAGGAACTGCTGACCGCCTATGAAGCGCTCGTCACCCTTTACAATAAAAGACTGTTAAGAAGCGGGAACAAAATCACAAAAGTGGAAATCGGCTATTATACCTTGGTTCCCGTAAGGAGTTCCCAGCTGCTCGCCCCGACTTGGCGGTTTTCGGTGGAGGGCGGGGACGATTTGTTCGTCAATGCGGTGGAAGGCCACGCCTTTTCCGAAACGGAGAGCAAAAAATTGGAGTGA
- a CDS encoding alpha/beta hydrolase — translation MSRTAAYFYDPSQNRSLARLEHMFARGTLGELILVGIEPKNRLDEYTSWHAKALSDPYPDFGGQGSHYLSFLVEKLKPYIDRKYKTDGRREQTGIIGASLGGLISIYAAYLYPDVFGKIVPYPDRFGTKASSILCCRKTPVPD, via the coding sequence ATGTCCAGGACGGCGGCTTATTTTTACGATCCAAGCCAAAACCGTTCCTTGGCGCGGTTGGAACACATGTTTGCCCGGGGAACACTGGGAGAGCTTATACTGGTCGGCATCGAACCGAAAAACCGGTTGGATGAATATACGTCGTGGCATGCGAAGGCGCTCTCCGATCCATATCCCGATTTTGGCGGACAGGGTTCCCATTACCTTTCGTTTCTTGTGGAAAAATTGAAACCCTACATCGACCGAAAATACAAGACGGACGGCCGCCGGGAGCAGACGGGAATAATCGGGGCCTCCCTCGGCGGACTGATTTCCATTTATGCCGCTTATTTGTACCCCGACGTGTTCGGAAAAATCGTTCCATATCCGGATCGTTTTGGTACGAAGGCTTCATCGATTTTATGCTGTCGAAAAACGCCGGTCCCGGACTGA